One Longimicrobiales bacterium DNA window includes the following coding sequences:
- a CDS encoding carbohydrate kinase family protein: protein MTGRTLGVLGTLVWDRIVDRDGRTEPVEEWGGIGYALAALSASLPEGWRILPIMKVGRDLSEEAYRFLGEISGVDDSAVVIVPEANNRVELRYESEGMRVERLTGGVPPWSWPELAHAVGACDALYVNFISGFEMNLETAQALRVGYKKPTYTDLHSLFLHMSRHGVRTPQTLDAWEAWLGCFDAVQMNEAEFELLGAGGDPWSLASSALGPDLKLLTVTLGPRGAAYLTSSDFESDPWKWRPDTRLAVSTGAHSGRVGLLDLPRTGDPTGCGDVWGATTFARLLAGDTLDNAMARANRLAGRNVEHRGARSLYRHLTGRLSHVEEGA from the coding sequence GTGACCGGTAGGACCCTAGGTGTGTTGGGCACACTTGTCTGGGATCGGATCGTGGACCGTGACGGGCGGACCGAGCCGGTAGAAGAATGGGGTGGGATCGGGTATGCGCTCGCCGCGCTCAGTGCATCTCTACCGGAAGGTTGGAGGATTCTGCCGATCATGAAGGTGGGGCGTGACTTGTCCGAAGAGGCGTACCGTTTTCTCGGCGAGATTTCCGGAGTCGACGACTCGGCGGTTGTGATCGTGCCCGAGGCCAACAATCGCGTCGAGCTTCGATACGAAAGCGAGGGCATGCGCGTAGAGCGGTTGACGGGAGGGGTCCCACCGTGGAGTTGGCCGGAACTCGCACACGCCGTAGGTGCGTGCGACGCGCTCTATGTCAATTTCATCTCGGGATTCGAGATGAATCTCGAAACGGCCCAGGCTCTACGCGTCGGGTACAAGAAGCCCACGTACACGGATCTACACTCGCTGTTTCTCCACATGAGCAGGCATGGAGTCAGAACTCCGCAGACGTTGGACGCCTGGGAGGCGTGGCTGGGCTGCTTCGATGCAGTGCAGATGAATGAAGCTGAGTTCGAGCTTTTGGGCGCAGGGGGCGATCCTTGGAGTCTCGCTTCTTCCGCGCTCGGGCCGGACCTTAAGCTTCTCACCGTCACGCTGGGGCCGCGCGGGGCAGCGTACCTTACGAGTTCGGACTTCGAGTCGGATCCCTGGAAGTGGCGCCCCGATACGAGACTTGCTGTATCGACGGGGGCCCACAGTGGCAGGGTCGGGCTCCTAGATCTGCCCAGGACCGGAGACCCCACGGGTTGCGGCGACGTCTGGGGGGCGACGACCTTCGCACGACTTCTAGCGGGTGACACCTTAGATAACGCTATGGCTCGGGCGAACCGGTTAGCCGGCCGAAATGTCGAGCATCGCGGCGCGCGAAGCCTCTATCGACACCTGACCGGCCGGCTCTCACATGTGGAGGAAGGCGCTTGA
- a CDS encoding ROK family protein encodes MSRWVVGVDIGGTNLVVGLIPVEGGAPMGLRSRATNPERGADACVDDIVRMAEAAIEETLAEYGGSRADVVGVGIGCPGPLDLDAGVVIATPNLGWTDYPIRDRIANPLRLSATLDNDANCATYGEYWQGAGRGVKNLVGVTLGTGIGGGVILDGRIARGASGSAGELGHTTIDFTGRRCACGNYGCLEAYASGPNIAARAREGLEVGYESVLTELVDGDLERLTALTVYEALVLGDEYAHEVMRETAKILGAGIANIVNLLNPEVVVVVGGVTRAGDHLFVPLRSEVRRRAFASAVAACRILPGELPETAGVVGAAGVFVAEGMASG; translated from the coding sequence ATGAGTCGGTGGGTCGTGGGTGTCGATATTGGTGGAACGAATCTCGTCGTGGGCTTGATTCCCGTTGAGGGCGGAGCGCCGATGGGGCTTCGCTCGCGCGCAACGAATCCCGAACGGGGAGCCGATGCGTGCGTCGATGACATCGTGAGGATGGCCGAGGCCGCGATCGAAGAGACGCTCGCCGAGTACGGAGGTTCTCGGGCCGACGTGGTGGGCGTTGGAATCGGTTGCCCAGGTCCGTTGGATCTCGACGCAGGTGTTGTCATCGCGACGCCAAACTTGGGATGGACCGATTACCCGATCCGAGATCGCATCGCAAACCCCCTTCGGCTTTCGGCCACGTTGGACAATGACGCCAACTGTGCCACGTACGGTGAGTATTGGCAGGGCGCTGGCCGGGGGGTGAAGAACCTGGTGGGTGTCACCCTCGGGACGGGGATCGGTGGTGGCGTGATTCTGGACGGACGTATCGCCAGGGGTGCTTCCGGCAGCGCCGGAGAGCTCGGCCATACGACCATCGACTTTACGGGTCGGCGGTGCGCCTGTGGAAACTACGGGTGCCTCGAGGCCTACGCGTCGGGACCGAATATTGCCGCACGTGCACGTGAGGGTCTTGAAGTGGGTTACGAATCGGTGTTGACTGAACTCGTTGATGGGGACCTAGAGCGTCTGACGGCGCTCACGGTCTACGAGGCGCTCGTGCTCGGTGACGAGTACGCCCACGAAGTCATGCGGGAGACCGCCAAGATCCTCGGGGCCGGAATCGCGAACATCGTCAACCTGTTGAATCCAGAGGTTGTGGTGGTAGTCGGTGGAGTCACGAGGGCCGGGGACCATCTGTTCGTCCCGCTCCGGTCGGAAGTCAGGCGGCGTGCGTTCGCCTCCGCGGTTGCTGCCTGCAGGATTCTGCCGGGCGAGCTCCCCGAGACAGCCGGAGTCGTTGGCGCTGCGGGCGTCTTCGTCGCGGAAGGGATGGCCTCCGGGTGA
- the lepA gene encoding translation elongation factor 4: MDTDRIRNFCIVAHIDHGKSTLADRLLEGTETLDSRQMRDQVLDDNELERERGITIKLHAVRMSHRGKDGRDYEFNLIDTPGHVDFTYEVSRSLAACEGAILVVDATQGIQAQTLSNLFLALDANLEIIPVINKVDLPGAEPERRRDEVVDLLGVAPEDVLLASAKEGIGIQEILDAVVDKVPPPTGDASAPLRALIFDSYYDKYLGAVPSVRVIDGTVKPGMTITFGNVDATYEVTEVGCMRLGKVPRPQLEPGEVGYIVAAIKEVSHTRVGDTVLDATNPSTEMLKGYQEANPMVFAGLYPTDADDYEDLRDALERLKLNDASLNYEPETSVALGFGFRCGFLGLLHMEIIQERLDREFGVDLITTVPNVEYHVTLTDGSEMRVESPTALPDPGRISEILEPIVLARILCPAEYIGNVHKLCHERRGIFRGMSYPDPQRVELDFELPLSEIVLDFYDRLKSGTRGYASLDYEFHEWRADKLLRLDILVNSEAVDAFSVIIHEDKAFLYGRDLVRKLKDLIPRQQFAVALQATIGNNVVARTNVQALRKNVTAKCYGGDISRKRKLLEKQKAGKKRMKQVGTVEIPQEAFLAVLNLSDD, encoded by the coding sequence TTGGACACCGACCGCATACGCAATTTTTGTATCGTGGCGCACATCGACCATGGGAAGTCTACTTTGGCCGATCGTCTCTTGGAGGGTACAGAGACGCTCGACTCTCGGCAGATGCGCGACCAGGTCCTCGACGACAATGAGCTCGAGCGGGAACGCGGCATCACGATCAAGCTCCACGCTGTCCGGATGTCACATCGTGGCAAGGACGGGCGAGACTACGAATTCAACTTGATCGACACGCCCGGACACGTGGACTTCACCTATGAAGTGTCGCGTTCCTTGGCCGCCTGCGAGGGAGCGATCCTGGTCGTAGACGCCACCCAAGGGATCCAGGCGCAGACACTGTCTAATCTGTTCCTGGCCTTGGACGCGAATCTCGAGATCATCCCGGTCATCAATAAGGTCGATCTTCCCGGTGCCGAACCGGAACGGCGGCGCGATGAAGTGGTCGATCTGCTGGGCGTCGCGCCGGAGGATGTGTTGCTCGCGAGTGCGAAGGAAGGGATTGGCATTCAGGAAATCCTGGACGCGGTCGTGGACAAGGTGCCTCCGCCCACCGGAGACGCCTCGGCTCCGCTCCGGGCGCTGATCTTCGACTCCTACTACGACAAGTACTTGGGTGCGGTCCCTTCCGTACGAGTGATCGACGGCACGGTCAAACCCGGGATGACGATCACGTTCGGCAATGTGGACGCGACGTATGAAGTGACCGAAGTCGGGTGCATGCGACTGGGCAAGGTTCCGCGTCCGCAGTTGGAGCCAGGCGAGGTTGGTTACATCGTCGCCGCCATTAAGGAGGTGTCTCACACGCGGGTGGGGGACACCGTCCTTGATGCCACGAATCCTTCGACGGAGATGCTCAAGGGCTATCAGGAAGCCAACCCGATGGTCTTTGCCGGCCTCTATCCGACCGACGCGGACGACTATGAGGACCTCCGGGACGCGCTCGAACGACTAAAGCTCAACGACGCTAGCCTCAATTATGAGCCAGAAACGTCAGTAGCTCTGGGGTTTGGATTTAGATGTGGCTTCTTGGGCCTTCTCCACATGGAGATCATTCAAGAACGACTGGATCGTGAGTTTGGAGTCGATCTGATTACCACGGTGCCCAACGTGGAGTACCACGTCACGTTGACCGATGGCTCCGAGATGAGAGTGGAGAGCCCAACCGCCCTCCCAGACCCAGGGCGCATCAGTGAGATTCTGGAGCCCATCGTATTGGCTCGGATCCTCTGTCCCGCGGAGTACATCGGGAACGTCCACAAACTGTGCCACGAGAGGCGCGGGATCTTCCGAGGGATGAGCTATCCGGACCCGCAGCGGGTCGAACTCGACTTCGAGTTGCCGCTCTCCGAAATCGTGCTCGACTTTTATGATCGCTTGAAGAGCGGGACCCGAGGGTATGCATCGCTCGATTACGAATTCCACGAGTGGCGCGCGGACAAACTCCTCCGGCTCGACATTCTCGTGAACAGTGAGGCAGTGGATGCCTTCAGTGTCATCATCCACGAGGACAAGGCGTTCTTGTATGGGCGGGACCTCGTGCGAAAGCTCAAGGACCTCATTCCTCGACAGCAGTTCGCGGTTGCACTCCAAGCGACGATCGGCAACAACGTCGTCGCGCGGACCAACGTGCAGGCTCTCAGAAAGAACGTGACTGCGAAGTGCTACGGCGGCGATATCTCCCGTAAACGCAAGCTCCTCGAGAAGCAAAAAGCGGGCAAAAAGCGAATGAAGCAGGTCGGTACGGTGGAGATCCCCCAGGAGGCTTTTCTCGCCGTGCTGAATCTCAGCGACGACTAA
- a CDS encoding DUF5723 family protein: MRTNRFFSAVALIAAVGLGGINATPAEGQLANASAASLGLSGNNTATARGFSAISVNPAGLGMPGSGFSLALMGVQGRSGLDPLNLADFNDVAGTLMSAAVKDNWLSRIDAAGGLSGSFGAEVSEIALTMGNFGLQVSTVVGGSVTLPTGIAEAMLYGNAGRTGSPTDLSLSGASIDGFAISTAGLSLAFPMSSPSGDMAIGATFKYSVGHGVAVGRSTAGSVQSNPIRVDVDFPIVLTSEAADFANGGKGIGLDLGFMMKQGNLSFGASIQNAVNTFAWEEGELAYRPIDVEFEQSTSSAETDEQAYAGAPATLKALVTAMTIKPSLQVGAALDLSDDLTISGDLHNRFSDGGIAFTPKFHLGAGAEFRGLKVIHLRGGAAIITDGIQYSGGLSLVLGPVNLSAAAAVQTGDLGENFLGQFTFSLGNR; this comes from the coding sequence ATGCGTACGAATAGATTCTTCTCTGCGGTCGCTCTGATCGCAGCAGTCGGCCTCGGCGGCATTAATGCCACCCCAGCCGAGGGCCAGCTCGCCAACGCGAGCGCAGCGAGCCTCGGCCTTTCAGGAAATAACACGGCCACGGCCCGTGGGTTTAGCGCCATCAGTGTCAATCCGGCCGGCCTGGGCATGCCCGGGTCAGGCTTCAGCCTCGCCCTCATGGGCGTACAAGGGCGCTCGGGTCTAGATCCGCTCAATCTCGCGGATTTCAACGACGTCGCGGGCACGCTCATGAGCGCGGCTGTGAAAGACAATTGGCTCAGCCGGATCGATGCGGCGGGTGGGCTCTCGGGTTCATTCGGTGCTGAAGTCTCGGAGATCGCGCTCACGATGGGCAACTTCGGGCTGCAGGTCTCGACCGTTGTTGGTGGATCGGTCACACTCCCGACCGGAATTGCGGAAGCCATGTTGTACGGCAACGCAGGACGGACAGGATCACCAACTGACCTGTCTCTTTCAGGTGCTTCAATAGACGGGTTCGCCATCTCGACTGCGGGCCTGAGCCTGGCCTTCCCGATGTCGTCACCGTCGGGCGATATGGCGATCGGGGCGACGTTCAAGTACTCCGTTGGCCACGGGGTCGCAGTCGGCAGAAGCACCGCGGGTTCCGTTCAAAGCAATCCGATCCGCGTCGATGTGGACTTCCCCATCGTCCTCACAAGTGAAGCCGCAGATTTCGCGAACGGCGGAAAGGGCATCGGTCTGGATCTCGGCTTCATGATGAAGCAAGGCAACCTCTCCTTTGGCGCGTCGATTCAGAACGCGGTAAACACTTTCGCCTGGGAAGAAGGCGAACTCGCCTATCGGCCCATCGACGTCGAGTTCGAACAGAGCACCAGTTCCGCCGAGACGGACGAGCAGGCCTATGCAGGTGCGCCTGCCACGCTCAAGGCGCTGGTTACCGCTATGACGATCAAGCCGTCGCTTCAGGTCGGGGCGGCACTTGATTTGAGTGACGACCTCACAATCTCGGGAGACCTCCACAACCGATTCAGCGATGGGGGCATCGCCTTCACGCCGAAGTTCCACCTAGGTGCCGGTGCTGAATTTCGGGGACTGAAGGTCATCCACCTGCGGGGTGGAGCGGCCATCATCACGGATGGCATTCAATACAGTGGCGGACTCAGCCTCGTTCTTGGTCCGGTGAATCTCTCAGCGGCTGCAGCAGTGCAGACGGGTGACCTCGGCGAGAACTTCTTGGGTCAGTTCACCTTCTCTCTCGGGAACCGCTAA